Proteins encoded within one genomic window of Sphaerotilus montanus:
- the trxB gene encoding thioredoxin-disulfide reductase — protein MSSTSTHAQVLILGSGPAGYTAAIYAARANLKPTLVTGMAQGGQLMTTTEVDNWPADVMGVQGPELMQRFQEHAERFNTTMVYDHIHAVDFSQRPFLLTGDSGTYTCDALILATGASAKYIGLPSEEAFMGRGVSGCATCDGFFYRGQEVCVVGGGNTAVEEALYLSNIASKVHLIHRRDKFRAEAILIDKLEEKVAAGKMELHLFQTLDEVLGDQTGVTGVRLKSTVDESTRDLDVKGCFIAIGHQPNTDIFKGQLEMKDGYIVTRSGLNGLATMTSVPGIFAAGDVQDHVYRQAITSAGTGCMAALDAQRYLEQNPPAGA, from the coding sequence ATGAGCAGCACCTCCACCCACGCCCAAGTCCTCATCCTCGGCTCCGGCCCGGCCGGCTACACCGCCGCCATCTACGCCGCCCGCGCCAATCTGAAGCCGACGCTGGTCACCGGAATGGCCCAGGGCGGACAGCTCATGACCACCACCGAAGTCGACAACTGGCCGGCGGACGTGATGGGCGTGCAGGGGCCGGAGCTGATGCAGCGCTTCCAGGAGCACGCCGAACGCTTCAACACCACGATGGTGTACGACCACATCCATGCGGTGGATTTCTCGCAGCGGCCGTTCCTGCTGACTGGCGATTCCGGCACTTACACCTGTGACGCGCTGATCCTTGCCACCGGCGCCAGCGCCAAGTACATCGGCCTGCCCTCGGAAGAGGCCTTCATGGGCCGCGGCGTCAGCGGCTGCGCCACCTGCGACGGCTTCTTCTACCGTGGCCAGGAGGTCTGCGTGGTCGGTGGCGGCAACACCGCCGTCGAGGAAGCGCTCTACCTGTCGAACATCGCCAGCAAGGTCCACCTGATCCACCGCCGCGACAAGTTCCGCGCCGAGGCCATCCTGATCGACAAGCTCGAGGAGAAAGTCGCCGCCGGAAAAATGGAGTTACATCTGTTTCAGACTCTGGACGAAGTTCTGGGCGACCAGACCGGTGTCACGGGCGTGCGCCTCAAGAGCACCGTGGACGAAAGCACCCGGGATCTGGACGTGAAGGGCTGCTTCATCGCCATCGGCCACCAGCCGAACACGGACATCTTCAAGGGCCAGCTGGAGATGAAGGACGGCTACATCGTCACGCGCTCCGGTCTCAACGGCCTGGCCACGATGACCAGCGTGCCCGGCATCTTCGCGGCGGGCGACGTGCAGGACCATGTCTATCGCCAGGCCATCACCAGCGCCGGCACGGGCTGCATGGCCGCGCTGGACGCGCAGCGTTACCTCGAACAGAATCCCCCTGCGGGCGCCTGA
- a CDS encoding Crp/Fnr family transcriptional regulator, translated as MAMLSNLDLIRRVPLFSMLTVEQAQTIADGVVKRRYRRGEIIVEQGRKSDALFILLSGRARVITSDTRGREVILAVLEAGDYLGEMSLIDNEPHSATVRAEVQTDVLVLGRSEFATCLPDNSSLSYAILRGLVARLRNADRQIESLALLDVYGRVARALLDMAEDDEGRRVIRSKVSRQDLAKVVGASREMVSRVMKDLEERGLIETQENGWVVLTERLATQ; from the coding sequence ATGGCCATGCTCTCAAACCTTGATCTGATTCGACGGGTTCCTCTTTTCTCGATGCTGACCGTGGAGCAGGCGCAGACGATCGCCGACGGCGTGGTCAAGCGCCGCTACCGCCGCGGCGAAATCATCGTCGAGCAAGGCCGCAAGTCGGATGCCCTGTTCATCCTGCTGAGCGGCCGCGCCCGCGTCATCACCTCTGACACCCGGGGCCGCGAGGTGATCCTGGCCGTGCTGGAAGCCGGTGACTACCTGGGCGAGATGAGCCTGATCGACAACGAGCCGCACTCGGCCACCGTGCGCGCCGAAGTGCAGACGGACGTGCTGGTGCTGGGCCGCAGCGAGTTCGCGACCTGCCTGCCGGACAACTCCAGCCTGTCGTACGCGATCCTGCGCGGTCTGGTGGCGCGGCTGCGCAATGCCGACCGCCAGATCGAGTCGCTCGCGCTGCTGGACGTCTACGGCCGCGTGGCGCGCGCGCTGCTCGACATGGCCGAGGACGACGAGGGTCGCCGCGTCATCCGCAGCAAGGTCTCGCGCCAGGATCTGGCCAAGGTCGTCGGCGCTTCGCGCGAGATGGTCAGCCGGGTGATGAAGGATCTGGAAGAGCGTGGCCTGATCGAGACGCAGGAAAACGGCTGGGTCGTGCTGACCGAGCGTCTGGCCACCCAGTAA
- a CDS encoding DNA translocase FtsK 4TM domain-containing protein, with the protein MTYPLGSLRSSASAQTPASQAQASTSPSVPRWRLQVGITLGGTLLLLWILAMVSHHPGDAAFSTSGDGQRLRNHAGVIGAWASDLSFVLFGLSAWWGLLFGVRAWLSMVARLLRADLAPVDPVGPVHWRPQWLTWVGLLLLLMSSTALEWTRLYQFEGVVAGAHAGGVLGAVLGPSSMHLLGFVGSGVLWIVVLLLALAWAFRFSWLGLAERIGGWFDGWRERRQSSRKEAEDKRIGAQAQMARERESMTEPAPLAPLEPVAAAPVASRKKKEKDRPAAAVSVEPVFDSETMPAVLQVASSGARAASYEPDFVDTVPESLPPLVAPPWDEGLPMPAAARPIPAPAPAPAPALMPVSVPVPARAAAVPAPVPVSAPVLAPIEGPAHLPQVSLLDLATPATETATPEALEATSRQIERKLADFGVEVKVIAAMPGPVITRFEIEPATGVKGSQIVNLAKDLARSLSLVSIRVVETIPGRNCMALELPNAKRQIIRLSEVLGAPIYTNAASLLTLGFGKDIVGKPFVADLAKMPHCLVAGTTGSGKSVGINSMILSLLYKADARDVRLILIDPKMLEMSVYEGIPHLLAPVVTDMKQASNALNWCVAEMERRYKLLSKMGVRNLAGYNKKIDDAAEREELIPNPFSLTPEEPEPLDRLPHIVVVIDELADLMMVVGKKIEELIARLAQKARAAGIHLILATQRPSVDVITGLIKANIPTRLSFQVSSKIDSRTILDQMGAEALLGQGDMLYLSPGSGVPIRVHGAFVSDDEVHRVVEYLKSQGEPNYIEGILEGGVLDGDGGNDTNAEGGGGDAEADPMYDQAVAVVLQNRKASISLVQRHLRIGYNRAARLLEQMEQSGLVSSMSTNGNRDLLVPARPSE; encoded by the coding sequence ATGACTTATCCGCTCGGTTCGCTGCGCAGTTCAGCTTCCGCCCAGACGCCTGCTTCGCAGGCGCAGGCTTCCACTTCTCCCTCCGTCCCCCGCTGGCGCCTGCAGGTGGGCATTACGCTGGGCGGCACGCTGCTGCTGCTGTGGATCCTCGCCATGGTCAGTCACCACCCGGGGGATGCCGCATTTTCCACCTCCGGCGACGGGCAGCGCCTGCGCAACCACGCCGGCGTGATCGGGGCCTGGGCGTCCGATCTGTCGTTCGTGCTGTTCGGCCTGTCGGCGTGGTGGGGGCTGCTGTTCGGGGTGCGCGCCTGGCTGTCGATGGTGGCACGCCTGCTGCGGGCCGATCTGGCGCCAGTGGACCCGGTCGGTCCGGTGCACTGGCGCCCGCAATGGCTGACCTGGGTCGGGCTGCTGCTGCTGCTGATGTCGAGCACGGCTCTGGAGTGGACCCGCCTGTACCAGTTCGAGGGGGTCGTGGCGGGTGCGCATGCTGGCGGCGTGCTCGGCGCGGTACTGGGTCCGTCGAGCATGCACCTGCTCGGGTTCGTCGGCAGCGGGGTGCTGTGGATCGTCGTGCTGCTGCTGGCGCTGGCCTGGGCGTTCCGGTTCTCCTGGCTGGGACTGGCCGAACGCATCGGTGGCTGGTTCGATGGCTGGCGCGAACGTCGCCAGTCGAGCCGCAAGGAGGCCGAGGACAAGCGCATCGGTGCGCAGGCGCAGATGGCACGCGAGCGCGAATCGATGACCGAACCGGCGCCGCTGGCTCCGCTGGAACCCGTGGCGGCTGCGCCCGTCGCCAGCCGCAAGAAGAAGGAGAAGGACAGGCCGGCGGCCGCGGTCAGCGTCGAACCGGTGTTCGACTCGGAAACCATGCCCGCCGTGCTGCAGGTGGCGTCCTCCGGTGCGCGCGCGGCGAGCTACGAGCCCGATTTTGTGGACACCGTGCCCGAGAGCCTGCCGCCGCTGGTGGCGCCGCCCTGGGACGAAGGCTTGCCGATGCCTGCGGCAGCCCGCCCGATCCCTGCTCCGGCTCCGGCTCCGGCTCCGGCGCTGATGCCGGTGTCCGTCCCGGTCCCCGCACGTGCGGCTGCGGTGCCTGCACCCGTGCCTGTTTCTGCGCCGGTGCTGGCGCCGATCGAGGGCCCGGCCCATCTGCCACAGGTCAGCCTGCTGGATCTGGCCACACCCGCCACCGAAACCGCCACACCCGAGGCGCTGGAGGCCACCAGCCGCCAGATCGAGCGCAAGCTCGCGGACTTCGGTGTCGAGGTCAAGGTCATCGCGGCCATGCCCGGCCCGGTGATCACGCGCTTCGAGATCGAGCCGGCCACGGGCGTCAAGGGTTCGCAGATCGTCAACCTGGCCAAGGATCTGGCCCGCTCGCTCAGCCTCGTGTCGATCCGCGTGGTCGAGACCATCCCGGGCCGCAACTGCATGGCGCTGGAGCTGCCCAACGCCAAGCGGCAGATCATCCGGCTGTCCGAGGTGCTGGGCGCGCCGATCTACACCAACGCCGCATCCCTGCTGACGCTGGGCTTCGGCAAGGACATCGTCGGCAAGCCCTTCGTCGCCGATCTGGCCAAGATGCCGCACTGCCTGGTCGCGGGCACCACCGGCTCCGGCAAGTCGGTGGGCATCAACAGCATGATCCTGTCGCTGCTCTACAAGGCCGATGCGCGGGATGTGCGGCTGATCCTGATCGACCCGAAGATGCTCGAAATGAGCGTCTACGAAGGCATTCCGCACCTGCTCGCCCCGGTCGTCACCGACATGAAGCAGGCCTCGAACGCGCTCAACTGGTGCGTGGCCGAGATGGAGCGGCGCTACAAGCTGCTCAGCAAGATGGGCGTGCGCAACCTCGCCGGCTACAACAAGAAGATCGACGACGCGGCCGAGCGCGAGGAGCTGATCCCGAATCCTTTCAGCCTGACGCCGGAAGAGCCCGAGCCGCTCGACCGCCTGCCGCACATCGTGGTGGTGATCGACGAGCTGGCCGACCTGATGATGGTCGTCGGCAAGAAGATCGAGGAACTGATCGCCCGGCTGGCGCAGAAGGCGCGCGCGGCCGGCATCCACCTGATCCTGGCCACGCAGCGGCCGTCGGTCGACGTCATCACGGGTCTGATCAAGGCCAACATTCCCACACGGCTGAGCTTCCAGGTCTCCAGCAAGATCGACAGCCGCACCATCCTCGACCAGATGGGCGCCGAAGCCTTGCTGGGGCAGGGCGACATGCTCTATCTCTCGCCGGGCTCGGGCGTGCCGATCCGGGTCCACGGCGCGTTTGTCAGCGATGACGAGGTGCACCGTGTCGTCGAATACCTGAAGTCGCAGGGCGAGCCGAACTACATCGAGGGCATCCTCGAAGGCGGTGTGCTCGATGGCGACGGTGGCAACGACACCAACGCCGAAGGCGGCGGTGGCGACGCCGAAGCCGACCCGATGTACGACCAGGCCGTGGCCGTCGTGCTGCAGAACCGCAAGGCCTCGATCTCGCTGGTGCAGCGCCACCTGCGCATCGGCTACAACCGCGCGGCCCGGTTGCTGGAACAAATGGAGCAGTCCGGACTCGTATCCAGCATGTCCACCAACGGCAACCGCGACCTCCTCGTCCCGGCCCGACCCAGCGAATGA
- the lolA gene encoding outer membrane lipoprotein chaperone LolA, translating to MTAVLRTGALALALALLSPVLARADAVESLRSFVQTVQSGRSPFTQVVTAPDGVKKKTTSGEFEFQRPNRFRFEYTKPYEQQIVSDGQKVWLFDVDLNQVTVRAFDQVLGSTPAALLAGGNLERDFTLQADADAGGLQWVQAQPKAKEGQIRQLRVGFRGKELAAIELVDALGQRSRLDFSRFEPNVTLAATRFKFTAPAGADVLQQ from the coding sequence ATGACCGCCGTGTTGCGCACTGGCGCACTGGCGCTGGCGCTGGCGCTGCTGAGCCCCGTGCTGGCCCGCGCCGACGCGGTCGAGTCGCTGCGCAGCTTTGTGCAGACGGTGCAGTCCGGCCGCTCGCCGTTCACGCAGGTCGTCACCGCACCGGACGGCGTGAAGAAGAAGACCACCAGCGGCGAGTTCGAGTTCCAGCGGCCCAACCGCTTCCGCTTCGAGTACACCAAGCCCTACGAGCAGCAGATCGTCTCCGATGGCCAGAAGGTCTGGCTGTTCGACGTGGACCTGAACCAGGTGACCGTGCGCGCGTTTGACCAGGTGCTCGGCTCGACCCCGGCGGCGCTGCTGGCCGGTGGCAATCTGGAGCGCGACTTCACGCTGCAGGCCGACGCGGATGCGGGCGGGCTGCAGTGGGTGCAGGCCCAGCCCAAGGCCAAGGAAGGGCAGATCCGCCAGTTGCGCGTCGGCTTCCGCGGCAAGGAGCTGGCGGCGATCGAGCTGGTCGATGCGCTCGGCCAGCGCTCGCGGCTCGACTTCAGCCGCTTCGAGCCGAACGTGACGCTGGCCGCGACCCGCTTCAAGTTCACCGCGCCGGCAGGCGCCGACGTGCTGCAGCAGTGA
- a CDS encoding replication-associated recombination protein A has translation MSAPIGDLFGDLPESDPAAAAAPTSAQAADAPLAERLRPRHIDEVIGQRDLLGPGKPVRVAFESGRPHSMILWGPPGVGKTTLARLMADAFDSHFVQISAVLGGVKDIRDAVDQAKLAQSRGRRCIVFVDEVHRFNKAQQDAFLPHVESGLFTFIGATTENPSFEVNSALLSRATVHVLQPLSEDDLGALLATARAELHATEPTPEAAQRLIAYADGDARRLLNTYENVVRMVGLDAVLDEAALERSLGAQLRRYDKGGDQFFDTISALHKSVRGSSPDAALYWFARMVDGGVDPRYIARRLIRMASEDIGLADPRALRLALDASETYERLGSPEGELALAQAVVYLAVAPKSNAVYTAWKAARAFVQQDGSRPVPLHLRNAPTKLMKDLDHGRNYRYAHDEVDGYPSGEQYFPDAHDPAPRFYAPVGRGLEIRIGEKLAQLRQLDEEAKKSR, from the coding sequence GTGAGCGCTCCGATCGGCGACCTGTTCGGCGATCTGCCGGAATCCGATCCGGCAGCCGCGGCGGCACCGACATCGGCGCAGGCCGCCGACGCGCCGCTCGCCGAGCGCCTGCGCCCGCGCCACATCGACGAGGTCATCGGCCAGCGCGACCTGCTCGGGCCGGGCAAGCCAGTGCGGGTGGCGTTCGAATCCGGCCGGCCGCATTCGATGATCCTGTGGGGGCCGCCCGGCGTCGGCAAGACGACGCTGGCGCGCCTGATGGCCGATGCCTTCGACAGCCATTTCGTGCAGATCTCGGCCGTGCTCGGCGGCGTCAAGGACATCCGCGATGCCGTTGACCAGGCGAAGCTGGCGCAGTCGCGCGGGCGGCGCTGCATCGTCTTCGTGGACGAGGTGCACCGCTTCAACAAGGCGCAGCAGGACGCCTTCCTGCCGCACGTCGAGTCCGGCCTGTTCACCTTCATCGGGGCGACGACCGAAAACCCGTCCTTCGAGGTCAACTCCGCCTTGCTGTCGCGGGCGACGGTGCATGTGCTGCAGCCGCTGTCCGAGGACGATCTCGGCGCGCTGCTGGCCACCGCCCGCGCCGAACTCCACGCCACCGAGCCGACGCCCGAGGCCGCGCAGCGCCTGATCGCCTATGCGGACGGGGACGCGCGCCGCCTGCTCAACACCTACGAGAACGTGGTGCGCATGGTGGGACTGGACGCCGTGCTCGACGAAGCCGCGCTGGAGCGCAGCCTCGGCGCGCAGCTGCGCCGCTACGACAAGGGCGGCGACCAGTTCTTCGACACGATCTCCGCGCTGCACAAGTCCGTGCGCGGCAGCAGCCCGGATGCGGCGCTGTACTGGTTCGCGCGCATGGTCGATGGCGGGGTCGATCCGCGCTACATCGCCCGGCGGCTGATCCGCATGGCCAGCGAGGACATCGGCCTGGCCGATCCGCGGGCGCTGCGGCTGGCGCTCGATGCCAGCGAGACCTACGAGCGGCTCGGCTCGCCGGAAGGGGAGCTGGCGCTGGCGCAGGCGGTCGTCTATCTGGCGGTGGCGCCCAAGTCGAACGCGGTCTACACGGCGTGGAAGGCGGCGCGGGCCTTCGTGCAGCAGGATGGCTCGCGGCCCGTGCCGCTGCACCTGCGCAATGCGCCGACGAAGCTGATGAAGGACCTCGACCACGGTCGGAATTATCGATATGCCCACGACGAGGTGGACGGATATCCGTCCGGCGAGCAGTACTTCCCGGACGCCCACGACCCCGCACCGCGCTTCTATGCGCCGGTCGGCCGCGGGCTGGAGATCCGCATCGGCGAAAAGCTTGCCCAATTGCGGCAACTCGACGAAGAGGCGAAGAAAAGTCGCTGA
- a CDS encoding branched-chain amino acid ABC transporter permease, producing the protein MDIFVQQIINGLVLGSMYALVALGYTMVYGIISLINFAHGEVLMVGAMVSWTVATFLLDTASPMPGWLIMLISAVAAIIVCSLLNYAIEKIAYRPLRNAPRLAPLITAMGMSLLLQTLAMIIWKPNPKPYPQLLPVEIFFLWEDGPVITITQILILVITALSLGGLLWLVNKTKLGRAMRATAENPRVAGLMGVRPDHIISATFVIGAALAAIAGIMWAANYGTLQHTMGFMPGLKAFTAAVFGGIGNLAGAMVGGVLLGLIEAIGAGYLGDLTGGLFGSHYVEIFAFLVLILVLTVRPSGLLGERVADRA; encoded by the coding sequence ATGGACATCTTTGTACAGCAGATCATCAACGGACTGGTGCTCGGGAGCATGTATGCCCTCGTCGCGCTGGGCTACACGATGGTCTACGGCATCATCAGCCTGATCAACTTCGCCCACGGCGAGGTGCTCATGGTCGGCGCCATGGTCAGTTGGACCGTCGCGACCTTTCTGCTCGATACGGCCTCGCCCATGCCGGGCTGGCTGATCATGCTGATCTCGGCGGTGGCGGCGATCATCGTCTGCTCCCTGCTCAACTACGCGATCGAGAAGATCGCCTACCGCCCGCTGCGCAACGCACCGCGCCTGGCCCCGCTGATCACCGCGATGGGCATGAGCCTGCTGCTGCAGACGCTGGCGATGATCATCTGGAAACCGAACCCCAAGCCGTACCCGCAACTGCTGCCGGTCGAGATCTTCTTCCTGTGGGAAGACGGTCCGGTGATCACCATCACGCAGATCCTGATCCTGGTCATCACCGCGCTGTCGCTGGGCGGGCTGCTGTGGCTGGTCAACAAGACCAAGCTGGGCCGCGCGATGCGCGCCACGGCCGAGAACCCGCGGGTCGCCGGCCTGATGGGCGTGCGTCCTGACCACATCATCAGCGCCACCTTCGTCATCGGCGCAGCCCTGGCGGCCATCGCCGGGATCATGTGGGCGGCCAACTACGGCACGCTGCAGCACACGATGGGCTTCATGCCGGGCCTGAAGGCGTTCACCGCCGCGGTGTTCGGCGGTATCGGCAACCTGGCTGGGGCGATGGTCGGCGGCGTGCTGCTCGGCCTGATCGAGGCGATCGGCGCCGGCTACCTGGGTGACCTGACCGGCGGCCTCTTCGGCAGCCACTACGTCGAGATCTTCGCCTTCCTCGTCCTCATCCTGGTCCTCACCGTGCGTCCGTCCGGCCTGCTGGGCGAACGTGTGGCAGACCGCGCCTGA
- a CDS encoding ABC transporter permease subunit, whose amino-acid sequence MQNLQSMDKTKQLLVFALAAVALLALPLFAAQFGHGWVRIMALALLYVMLALGLNIVVGYAGLLDLGYVAFYAVGAYLYALVASPHLTDNFESLKAAYPNGLHFPIWAVVPIAAAVAAVCGMVLGAPTLKLRGDYLAIVTLGFGEIIRVFMNNLEHPVNITNGPRGISQIDPMNVFGVDFGKPLDLFGYSIPPVALYYYLFLALVILTVIISHRLEVSRIGRAWMAIREDEIAAKAMGLNTRNLKLLAFGMGATFGGVSGAMFAAFQGFISPESFTLAESVMIVAMVVLGGIGHIPGVILGALLLSALPEVLRYVAGDIQAMTGGRLDASILRQLLIALAMITIMLVRQRGLWPAPEHGKAAPAAK is encoded by the coding sequence ATGCAAAACCTCCAATCCATGGACAAGACCAAGCAGTTGCTGGTGTTCGCGCTGGCGGCCGTCGCGCTGCTGGCCCTGCCGCTGTTCGCGGCGCAGTTCGGCCACGGCTGGGTGCGCATCATGGCGCTGGCCCTGCTGTACGTGATGCTCGCCCTCGGGCTGAACATCGTGGTGGGCTACGCCGGCCTGCTCGACCTCGGCTATGTCGCGTTCTACGCGGTCGGCGCCTATCTGTACGCCCTGGTCGCCTCGCCCCATCTCACCGACAACTTCGAGTCCCTGAAGGCGGCGTATCCCAACGGGCTGCACTTTCCGATCTGGGCGGTCGTGCCGATCGCGGCGGCGGTGGCCGCCGTCTGCGGCATGGTGCTGGGTGCGCCGACGCTGAAGCTGCGCGGCGACTACCTGGCCATCGTGACGCTCGGTTTCGGCGAGATCATCCGCGTGTTCATGAACAACCTCGAACATCCGGTCAACATCACCAATGGCCCGCGTGGCATCAGCCAGATCGACCCGATGAACGTCTTCGGGGTGGACTTCGGCAAGCCGCTGGACCTGTTCGGCTACTCGATTCCGCCGGTGGCGCTGTACTACTACCTGTTCCTCGCGCTGGTGATCCTGACCGTCATCATCAGCCACCGGCTGGAGGTGTCGCGCATCGGCCGCGCCTGGATGGCCATTCGCGAAGACGAGATCGCCGCCAAGGCGATGGGCCTGAACACCCGCAACCTCAAGCTGCTGGCCTTCGGCATGGGCGCCACCTTCGGCGGTGTCTCGGGCGCCATGTTCGCGGCCTTCCAGGGCTTCATCTCGCCCGAGTCGTTCACGCTGGCCGAGTCGGTGATGATCGTGGCGATGGTGGTGCTGGGCGGGATCGGGCACATCCCCGGCGTGATCCTGGGTGCGCTGCTGCTGTCGGCGCTGCCGGAAGTGCTGCGCTATGTCGCCGGTGACATCCAGGCGATGACGGGCGGGCGGCTGGACGCCTCCATCCTGCGCCAGCTGCTGATCGCGCTGGCGATGATCACGATCATGCTGGTGCGCCAGCGCGGCCTGTGGCCCGCGCCCGAGCACGGCAAGGCCGCTCCGGCTGCCAAGTGA
- a CDS encoding ABC transporter ATP-binding protein, which translates to MSKNTSDIVLEVKGVSKRFGGLQALSDVGITIHKGQVYGLIGPNGAGKTTFFNVITGLYTPDGGTFQLGGAPYTPTAVHEVAAAGIARTFQNIRLFPEMTALENVMVGRHVRTHSGLIGAIFRTPGFKAEEKAIADRAQELLDYVGIGKFAEYKARTLSYGDQRRLEIARALATDPKLIALDEPAAGMNATEKVVLRELIDQIRRDGRTILIIEHDVKLVMGLCDRLTVLDYGKQIAEGTPSEVQKNEKVIEAYLGSGHKAH; encoded by the coding sequence ATGAGCAAGAACACTTCGGACATCGTCCTGGAAGTCAAGGGCGTCTCCAAGCGCTTCGGCGGCCTGCAGGCGCTCTCGGACGTCGGCATCACCATCCACAAGGGCCAGGTCTACGGCCTGATCGGTCCGAACGGCGCTGGCAAGACGACCTTCTTCAACGTCATCACCGGCCTCTACACGCCGGACGGTGGCACCTTCCAGCTCGGCGGCGCCCCGTACACGCCGACCGCGGTGCATGAAGTCGCGGCCGCCGGCATCGCCCGCACCTTCCAGAACATCCGGCTCTTCCCCGAGATGACAGCGCTGGAGAACGTCATGGTCGGCCGCCACGTGCGCACGCACTCCGGCCTGATCGGCGCCATCTTCCGCACGCCCGGCTTCAAGGCCGAGGAAAAGGCCATCGCCGACCGTGCGCAGGAGCTGCTGGACTACGTCGGCATCGGCAAGTTCGCCGAGTACAAGGCCCGCACGCTGTCCTACGGCGACCAGCGGCGCCTGGAGATTGCCCGTGCGCTGGCGACCGACCCCAAGCTGATCGCGCTGGACGAGCCGGCCGCCGGCATGAACGCCACCGAGAAGGTGGTGCTGCGCGAGCTGATCGACCAGATCCGCCGCGATGGCCGCACCATCCTCATCATCGAGCACGACGTGAAGCTCGTGATGGGCCTGTGCGACCGGCTGACCGTGCTCGACTACGGCAAGCAGATCGCCGAGGGCACGCCATCCGAGGTGCAGAAGAACGAGAAGGTGATCGAGGCCTATCTGGGCAGCGGTCACAAGGCCCACTGA
- a CDS encoding ABC transporter ATP-binding protein: protein MASATATATAANKTSGQVLLSIENLKVAYGGIQAVKGVTFEVREGELVSLIGANGAGKTTSLKAVTGIQPMADGDVKYLGKSLKGQGAWDLAKQGLVMIPEGRGTFTRMTITENLQMGAYTRNDKAEIAADIDKVFTIFPRLKERRDQLAGTMSGGEQQMLAMGRALMARPKVLLLDEPSMGLSPIMVDKIFEVVGDIHKQGVTMLLVEQNASRALAVADRGYVMESGLITMTGKGRDLLADPKVRAAYLGE from the coding sequence ATGGCAAGCGCAACTGCAACTGCAACGGCAGCGAACAAGACCAGCGGCCAGGTCCTGCTGAGCATCGAGAACCTGAAGGTGGCCTATGGCGGCATCCAGGCGGTCAAGGGCGTGACCTTCGAGGTCCGGGAGGGCGAACTCGTCAGCCTGATCGGGGCCAACGGCGCAGGCAAGACCACGTCGCTGAAGGCCGTCACCGGCATCCAGCCGATGGCCGATGGCGACGTGAAGTACCTCGGCAAGAGCCTGAAAGGACAGGGCGCCTGGGATCTGGCCAAGCAAGGGCTGGTGATGATCCCGGAAGGCCGCGGGACCTTCACCCGGATGACGATCACCGAGAACTTGCAGATGGGGGCCTACACCCGCAACGACAAGGCCGAGATCGCGGCCGACATCGACAAGGTCTTCACCATCTTTCCGCGCCTGAAGGAACGCCGCGACCAGCTCGCCGGCACGATGTCCGGCGGCGAGCAGCAGATGCTGGCCATGGGCCGCGCGCTGATGGCCCGACCGAAGGTGCTGCTGCTGGACGAGCCGTCGATGGGCCTGTCGCCGATCATGGTCGACAAGATCTTCGAGGTGGTCGGCGACATCCACAAGCAGGGCGTGACCATGCTGCTCGTCGAGCAGAACGCCAGCCGCGCGCTGGCCGTGGCCGACCGCGGCTACGTGATGGAGTCCGGCCTGATCACGATGACCGGCAAGGGCCGGGACCTGCTGGCCGATCCGAAGGTGCGCGCGGCCTATCTGGGCGAGTAA
- a CDS encoding phospholipase D family nuclease, whose product MVRLSPSRRARLALVALLLAAPLAPSLARTDEPAAAPSAGYQAFSPRASYRLCFNPDGDSCEALLIEAIRATRRSLHVQAYYFTSAPVAQAVKQARDRGVDVQVILDKSQVDDKYTSATFLKNAGVSVVIDARPAIAHNKVMIFDGRAVFTGSYNFTKSAEKRNTENGLLIRDDAALVKAYLDNWKARFALSEPY is encoded by the coding sequence ATGGTTCGTCTCTCCCCCTCCCGTCGTGCCCGTCTGGCCTTGGTGGCCCTGCTGCTGGCTGCGCCACTGGCCCCCTCCCTGGCGCGCACCGACGAGCCTGCCGCCGCACCGTCGGCCGGCTACCAGGCGTTTTCACCGCGCGCCTCCTACCGCCTGTGCTTCAACCCGGACGGGGACTCGTGCGAGGCGCTGCTCATCGAGGCCATCCGCGCCACCCGCCGCTCGCTGCACGTGCAGGCTTACTACTTCACCAGCGCGCCCGTGGCCCAGGCCGTCAAGCAGGCCAGGGACCGCGGGGTCGATGTGCAGGTCATCCTGGACAAGAGCCAGGTGGACGACAAATACACCAGCGCGACCTTCCTGAAGAACGCCGGGGTGTCGGTGGTCATCGACGCCCGGCCTGCCATCGCGCACAACAAGGTGATGATCTTCGACGGCCGCGCCGTCTTCACCGGCTCGTACAACTTCACCAAGTCCGCCGAGAAGCGCAACACCGAAAACGGCCTGCTGATCCGCGACGACGCGGCACTGGTCAAGGCCTACCTGGACAACTGGAAGGCGCGTTTCGCGCTGTCCGAGCCGTACTGA